In Limisalsivibrio acetivorans, one genomic interval encodes:
- a CDS encoding RnfABCDGE type electron transport complex subunit B, with amino-acid sequence MTAAVLTMLATGFAAGFGLMVASKKFHVDKDPRIEGINELLPAANCGGCGFPGCGALAESIVAGNSGPDSCPVGGSELAEQIADYLGMEFGGGVKKVARVKCRGGSDKAPEKYDYYGPRDCHSIAMLAGGNKLCSFGCLGEGSCVKACGFDAMRMGEDRIPIIDPVMCTSCGMCVKACPRALIELIPEDKPFVVTCMSKDKGPEVKKNCTVGCIGCRLCAKNCPVGAIEVDSFLAKIDPETCINCGKCEEVCPTNAILKFED; translated from the coding sequence ATGACTGCTGCTGTATTAACAATGCTTGCCACCGGCTTCGCAGCCGGATTCGGGCTCATGGTAGCCTCTAAAAAGTTCCATGTGGACAAGGACCCCCGTATCGAGGGGATTAATGAACTGCTTCCTGCGGCCAACTGCGGCGGATGCGGATTTCCCGGCTGCGGCGCTTTGGCAGAATCCATCGTAGCCGGAAACTCTGGTCCCGATTCCTGTCCCGTGGGCGGTTCGGAGCTTGCCGAGCAGATTGCCGATTATCTCGGCATGGAGTTTGGCGGAGGGGTCAAGAAAGTTGCCCGTGTTAAATGCCGTGGAGGGAGCGATAAAGCCCCCGAAAAATACGACTACTACGGTCCTCGTGACTGCCACAGCATCGCCATGCTTGCCGGCGGAAACAAACTCTGTTCCTTCGGATGTCTCGGTGAGGGGAGCTGTGTCAAGGCCTGTGGATTCGATGCAATGCGCATGGGCGAGGATCGCATACCGATAATCGACCCCGTTATGTGTACCTCCTGCGGCATGTGCGTTAAGGCATGTCCCAGAGCACTTATCGAGCTGATACCCGAGGATAAACCCTTCGTGGTGACCTGCATGTCTAAGGATAAGGGCCCCGAAGTCAAAAAGAACTGTACAGTGGGCTGTATCGGATGCAGACTCTGTGCTAAGAACTGCCCTGTCGGTGCCATTGAAGTGGACAGCTTCCTCGCAAAGATCGATCCCGAAACCTGCATAAACTGCGGTAAATGCGAAGAGGTCTGCCCCACTAACGCTATACTTAAGTTCGAAGACTGA
- the rsxA gene encoding electron transport complex subunit RsxA, which translates to MGELALILVGAVLVNNLVLSRFLGICPFFGVSRKVDTAIGMSMAVTFVMTVAGIITWMIQYAVLNPFNLAYLQTIVFILVIASLVQFVEMVIEKTSPDLYKSLGIFLPLITTNCAILGAAILNIQSGFGFVQMLVFTIGSALGFGLALVLFAGIRERIELSDIPYYFRGVPIAFITAGILALAFMGFSGLVK; encoded by the coding sequence ATGGGTGAATTAGCGCTTATACTCGTCGGAGCGGTTCTTGTTAACAACCTTGTACTAAGCCGCTTCCTCGGAATATGCCCCTTCTTCGGTGTTTCAAGGAAGGTGGATACTGCCATCGGTATGAGCATGGCGGTAACCTTCGTTATGACCGTTGCTGGGATAATCACATGGATGATCCAGTACGCCGTGCTTAATCCCTTTAACCTTGCCTATCTCCAGACCATTGTCTTTATTCTGGTGATTGCATCCCTCGTACAGTTCGTTGAGATGGTAATCGAGAAGACTTCTCCGGATCTTTATAAGAGCCTTGGTATCTTCCTGCCGCTCATTACGACAAACTGTGCGATTCTTGGTGCCGCTATCCTGAACATTCAGTCCGGCTTCGGATTCGTTCAGATGCTTGTGTTCACCATAGGTTCGGCACTCGGTTTCGGCCTTGCCCTCGTTCTCTTTGCAGGGATCAGGGAGAGGATCGAGCTGTCGGATATCCCGTACTACTTCCGCGGTGTTCCAATTGCGTTTATCACCGCGGGCATACTCGCTTTGGCCTTCATGGGCTTCAGCGGACTTGTAAAGTAA
- the rsxE gene encoding RnfABCDGE type electron transport complex subunit E — protein sequence MRLSSLTDGVFKNNAVLKQVLGLCPALAVTTSAVNGIAMGGATMAVLMGSNIVVSLTKKLIPSKVRIPAYIVIIASFVTLVDLIMNAYMHDLHKVLGLFIPLIVVNCVVLGRAESFASKNGLGDALLDGIGTGLGFTFALFVLGAVREVLGNGTLFGAGLFGESFQPSIVMILPPGAFIALGFIMMVNNYIEEKRRSSGKGA from the coding sequence ATGAGACTTTCAAGCCTGACAGACGGAGTATTTAAGAACAACGCCGTACTAAAGCAGGTTCTCGGCCTCTGTCCCGCACTTGCGGTTACCACATCCGCAGTAAACGGGATAGCCATGGGGGGCGCCACAATGGCGGTGCTTATGGGCTCCAACATCGTTGTTTCACTCACAAAGAAGCTTATCCCCAGCAAGGTGAGGATACCGGCTTACATTGTCATTATCGCCAGTTTCGTTACCCTTGTGGATCTCATAATGAACGCCTACATGCACGACCTGCACAAGGTACTGGGGCTTTTCATCCCCCTTATCGTTGTTAACTGTGTCGTTCTCGGCCGTGCGGAGAGTTTCGCCTCCAAGAACGGTCTTGGCGATGCACTGCTGGACGGTATCGGAACGGGGCTCGGCTTCACCTTCGCACTCTTCGTTCTCGGCGCTGTGCGTGAGGTTCTTGGTAATGGAACGTTATTCGGCGCAGGGCTTTTTGGTGAATCCTTCCAGCCCTCCATCGTTATGATTCTTCCTCCGGGGGCATTCATTGCGCTCGGATTTATTATGATGGTGAACAACTACATCGAGGAAAAGAGACGTTCCTCTGGAAAGGGGGCGTAA
- a CDS encoding RnfABCDGE type electron transport complex subunit G has translation MNQGSFKMVIVLTVIAGISSLILAFVYSMTKDKIAEEYRKDFLKGLQVVLPEFENEPDVEAVEYEGKKLYPAKQDGEIVAWAVRSVSHKGYSGDIAVLIGVNLEGEVTGIEILKHAETPGLGNKIEFPEWRASFKGLTANDNIAVKKDGGNIDEFSGATISPRAVCEAVSKGLSFMEKALPELSK, from the coding sequence ATGAACCAGGGCTCCTTCAAGATGGTAATCGTACTTACAGTAATCGCAGGGATTTCCTCGCTCATCCTTGCCTTTGTTTACAGCATGACAAAGGATAAGATCGCAGAGGAGTACAGAAAGGACTTCCTCAAAGGCCTTCAGGTCGTTCTGCCCGAGTTTGAGAATGAACCCGATGTTGAGGCTGTTGAGTACGAGGGTAAAAAGCTCTATCCGGCCAAGCAGGATGGTGAGATTGTGGCATGGGCTGTCCGCTCTGTAAGCCATAAGGGCTATAGCGGCGATATCGCCGTCCTCATCGGTGTGAACCTCGAAGGTGAGGTTACGGGTATAGAAATACTCAAACACGCTGAGACCCCAGGCCTTGGGAACAAGATCGAGTTCCCTGAGTGGAGAGCATCCTTCAAAGGGCTTACAGCAAACGACAACATAGCCGTTAAAAAGGACGGCGGTAACATAGACGAATTCAGCGGGGCTACCATATCCCCCAGAGCCGTGTGCGAGGCCGTATCCAAAGGCCTCAGCTTCATGGAAAAAGCATTACCGGAGTTGAGCAAATGA
- a CDS encoding RnfABCDGE type electron transport complex subunit D — translation MSQDKLLVTFSPHVRDRMTSDRIMLLVVLALVPSMLVSVYVYGFYAIKTYALTILFCLAFEAGFQKIRGTAITLGDNSALLTAILLAMNMPPNPPWWLLMVGSLVAIVISKQVFGGLGHNPFNPALVGRVFLLIAWPAQMTGWIEASTVKAGFAFDTVSAATPLGQVKAEVLTHGEIVSDNLAGMTDLLVGTVNGCLGGDSAIAVLIGGLFLIYKKIIRWHVPATYLGTVFVLTGIYWFFSPDKTLTPIQHLFAGGLMLGAFFMATDYVTSPMTPKGQIIFGVGCGVLTVVIRLFGGYPEGVAFSILIMNAFVPIIDNYMRPKSFGEAAA, via the coding sequence ATGAGCCAGGATAAGCTTCTAGTAACGTTTTCACCCCATGTAAGAGACAGAATGACCTCGGACAGGATCATGCTCCTCGTGGTGCTTGCCCTTGTTCCCAGTATGCTCGTCTCTGTATATGTATACGGCTTCTATGCCATCAAAACCTACGCCCTGACGATACTCTTCTGCCTTGCCTTTGAGGCGGGATTTCAGAAGATACGGGGAACAGCCATTACCCTCGGGGACAACAGCGCACTCCTCACCGCCATACTGCTGGCGATGAACATGCCTCCCAATCCCCCATGGTGGCTGCTTATGGTGGGTAGCCTTGTGGCCATCGTCATATCAAAGCAGGTCTTCGGCGGTCTGGGTCACAACCCCTTTAACCCCGCCCTTGTGGGAAGGGTATTTCTGCTCATCGCATGGCCCGCTCAGATGACAGGCTGGATCGAGGCATCCACTGTTAAGGCTGGCTTCGCCTTCGATACTGTCAGTGCGGCTACCCCCCTCGGGCAGGTTAAGGCGGAGGTACTCACCCACGGAGAGATCGTATCAGATAACCTTGCCGGAATGACCGACCTGCTCGTCGGTACCGTGAACGGCTGTCTCGGCGGAGATTCCGCCATAGCTGTCCTTATCGGTGGACTCTTTCTTATATATAAGAAGATCATACGCTGGCATGTACCCGCAACCTATCTGGGCACAGTATTCGTTCTTACAGGCATCTACTGGTTCTTCTCACCCGATAAGACGCTTACACCCATACAGCACCTTTTTGCCGGCGGTCTTATGCTCGGTGCCTTTTTCATGGCAACCGATTATGTGACAAGCCCCATGACCCCCAAGGGTCAGATAATATTCGGCGTAGGCTGTGGTGTTCTTACAGTGGTTATCCGTCTCTTCGGCGGTTATCCCGAGGGTGTTGCATTCAGCATACTTATAATGAACGCATTCGTTCCTATAATCGATAACTATATGAGGCCCAAGAGCTTCGGGGAGGCTGCGGCATGA
- the rsxC gene encoding electron transport complex subunit RsxC, with amino-acid sequence MPFYGFKGGIHPDYNKTATAGKAVEVLPVKEGGHYFIPLAQHIGAPAKALVKKGQEVKAGELIGKSAGFISANIHASVSGKVVGLQNIPHPVAGKVPGVVIEAAGDQDDIMPVEEGEKFQDTVLNAGIVGLGGATFPTNVKLSPPKEVDTLIINGAECEPYLTCDHRLMLENAEEILKGALTIQKELGINYLIIAIEENKPDALEVFSKLGENYEFELVPLEVKYPQGGEKQLIKATVDRVVPEGALPLEVGVIVHNVGTCVAVYDAIEKKKPLIERLVTVTGAVGEPKNLLVRIGTPVSEIIEHCGGFPEGVRKVVMGGPMMGFAIPSLDTPMMKGTSGLIAFRESDMPNLKQTNCIRCGRCVDVCPMGLIPAIMDRYVVKEMYEELADWHVMNCIECGCCSFDCPSRRNLASGFKTSKREVMKILKAREAEAKK; translated from the coding sequence ATGCCGTTTTACGGATTCAAAGGGGGGATTCACCCCGACTACAACAAAACCGCCACCGCAGGAAAGGCCGTTGAGGTCCTGCCTGTAAAGGAGGGCGGTCATTATTTCATCCCTCTTGCCCAGCATATCGGGGCCCCTGCAAAGGCGCTCGTTAAGAAAGGGCAGGAAGTGAAGGCCGGTGAACTCATAGGCAAGAGTGCCGGTTTTATCAGTGCAAATATCCATGCCTCCGTATCAGGAAAGGTTGTGGGTCTGCAGAACATCCCCCATCCCGTTGCAGGAAAGGTTCCCGGCGTTGTTATTGAGGCCGCAGGGGATCAGGACGACATAATGCCTGTGGAAGAGGGGGAGAAGTTCCAGGATACGGTGCTCAATGCCGGTATCGTAGGCCTCGGCGGAGCAACCTTCCCGACGAACGTTAAGCTGAGCCCTCCCAAAGAGGTGGACACGCTTATCATCAACGGTGCGGAGTGTGAACCCTATCTTACATGCGACCACAGGCTTATGCTTGAGAACGCAGAGGAGATCCTCAAGGGTGCGCTTACCATCCAGAAGGAGCTTGGGATCAACTACCTTATCATCGCCATCGAGGAGAATAAGCCCGATGCGCTTGAGGTATTCTCGAAGCTCGGCGAAAACTATGAGTTTGAGCTTGTACCTCTTGAGGTAAAGTATCCTCAGGGTGGTGAGAAACAGCTCATTAAGGCAACGGTGGACAGGGTTGTGCCCGAAGGTGCTCTCCCCCTTGAGGTGGGTGTTATCGTCCACAACGTTGGCACATGTGTGGCTGTCTACGATGCCATCGAAAAGAAGAAGCCTCTCATAGAAAGACTTGTAACCGTTACGGGAGCCGTGGGCGAGCCGAAAAACCTGCTCGTTCGCATCGGTACCCCCGTTTCAGAAATAATCGAACACTGCGGCGGTTTTCCCGAGGGTGTCAGGAAGGTTGTCATGGGCGGGCCTATGATGGGATTTGCCATACCCTCCCTTGATACGCCTATGATGAAGGGAACCAGCGGTCTCATCGCCTTCCGTGAATCGGATATGCCCAACCTTAAGCAGACAAACTGCATCCGCTGCGGCAGATGCGTTGATGTCTGTCCCATGGGCCTTATCCCTGCCATCATGGACAGGTACGTTGTTAAGGAGATGTACGAAGAGCTTGCCGACTGGCACGTTATGAACTGCATAGAGTGCGGATGCTGCTCCTTTGACTGCCCCTCAAGAAGGAACCTTGCCAGCGGTTTCAAAACATCCAAGAGAGAAGTTATGAAGATTCTCAAAGCACGTGAAGCAGAGGCGAAGAAATGA
- a CDS encoding deoxycytidylate deaminase — MRPDWDQYFIEITNIAKKRSTCLRRQVGAVIVKDKHILATGYNGVPSGISHCSEVGCLRMKLNVPSGEKHELCRGLHAEQNAIIQAAYHGVSISGATLYCNTKPCSICTKMLINAGIARIVYEEFYSDELADALLAETDISLEQFDR, encoded by the coding sequence TTGAGACCCGATTGGGATCAGTATTTTATAGAGATTACAAACATTGCTAAAAAACGCTCCACCTGCTTGAGAAGGCAGGTGGGCGCAGTTATCGTTAAGGACAAACATATACTTGCCACCGGATACAACGGTGTGCCCTCGGGGATAAGCCACTGCTCAGAAGTGGGGTGTCTCCGGATGAAACTGAACGTTCCCTCGGGTGAGAAACATGAGCTGTGCCGGGGGCTTCACGCCGAACAGAATGCCATAATACAGGCGGCCTACCACGGCGTGTCGATAAGCGGGGCAACTCTTTATTGCAACACCAAGCCCTGTTCAATCTGCACTAAGATGCTGATAAATGCCGGGATTGCCCGCATCGTCTATGAGGAATTCTACTCAGACGAGCTTGCGGATGCTCTTCTGGCCGAAACAGATATATCACTCGAACAATTCGATAGGTGA
- the glyA gene encoding serine hydroxymethyltransferase, translating into MYDLIKKQDAEVYDSLMKELGRQESHVELIASENFVSPAVMEAQGSIMTNKYAEGYPGKRYYGGCEYVDVAEELAIERVKKLFGAEFANVQPHSGSQANMGAYMAVLEPGDTILGMNLSHGGHLTHGSPVNFSGKLYNVISYGVSKDTEYINMDEVEKLALEHKPKMIVVGASAYPRVIDFPAFKAIAEKVGAYVLVDMAHFAGLVAAGVHPSPMEHADFVTSTTHKTLRGPRGGVILTNNPDLAKKVNSRIFPGIQGGPLMHVIAAKAVAFGEALTDEFKVYQAQIVKNAKALAETLTAEGYRLVSGGTDNHLMLVDLTKQDITGKDAEAALGMANITANKNTIPFETRSPFVTSGIRLGTPAVTSRGMKEGEMKIIGKCIADVFNNISDEAAVKDVKNRIEDLTSKFPLYKGVMY; encoded by the coding sequence ATGTATGACCTTATAAAGAAACAGGACGCAGAAGTATACGACAGCCTTATGAAGGAGCTTGGCAGACAGGAATCCCACGTTGAGCTCATTGCTAGTGAAAACTTTGTAAGCCCCGCCGTTATGGAGGCGCAGGGCTCAATAATGACAAATAAATACGCCGAAGGATACCCCGGCAAGCGTTACTACGGCGGATGCGAATATGTAGACGTTGCAGAGGAGCTTGCCATCGAAAGGGTAAAGAAGCTCTTCGGTGCAGAGTTCGCCAACGTACAGCCCCATTCGGGAAGCCAGGCGAATATGGGAGCCTATATGGCAGTCCTTGAGCCCGGCGACACCATCCTCGGCATGAACCTCTCCCACGGCGGACATCTTACCCACGGAAGCCCTGTAAACTTCTCCGGCAAACTGTATAACGTTATCTCCTACGGCGTAAGCAAGGATACCGAATATATCAACATGGACGAGGTAGAGAAGCTTGCCCTTGAGCATAAGCCGAAGATGATAGTTGTGGGCGCAAGCGCATACCCCAGAGTAATAGACTTCCCCGCCTTCAAAGCTATTGCGGAGAAGGTTGGCGCATATGTACTTGTGGATATGGCCCACTTCGCTGGTCTCGTGGCTGCGGGTGTGCACCCGAGCCCCATGGAGCATGCGGACTTCGTAACAAGTACAACACATAAAACCCTGAGAGGACCTAGAGGGGGCGTTATACTCACCAACAACCCCGACCTCGCCAAGAAGGTTAACTCCAGAATATTCCCCGGAATACAGGGGGGCCCCCTTATGCACGTAATCGCTGCAAAGGCGGTTGCCTTCGGTGAGGCACTCACAGATGAGTTCAAAGTATATCAGGCTCAGATCGTAAAGAATGCCAAAGCCCTCGCAGAAACGCTTACAGCAGAAGGTTACAGGCTTGTATCCGGCGGTACGGATAATCACCTTATGCTTGTTGATCTCACAAAGCAGGATATAACAGGTAAAGATGCCGAAGCCGCCCTGGGCATGGCGAATATCACAGCGAATAAGAACACCATCCCCTTTGAAACGAGAAGCCCATTTGTTACAAGCGGAATACGTCTCGGCACACCCGCTGTTACCAGCAGGGGCATGAAAGAGGGTGAGATGAAGATAATAGGCAAATGCATCGCAGATGTTTTTAACAATATCAGCGATGAAGCGGCCGTGAAGGATGTTAAAAACAGGATAGAGGACTTAACCTCTAAGTTTCCTCTCTATAAGGGTGTAATGTATTGA
- the rpiB gene encoding ribose 5-phosphate isomerase B has translation MATSEKHFKKLALASDHGGFELKEQLVKYLTENGLDVLDLGTHGEESVDYPDFGAKAAKAVLSGEVDGAVIMCGSGIGISMTANRFPGIRAALCWDTYTAKMSRLHNDANILALGGRIITFERAVDIVDTWLETPFEGGRHERRVKKIDDAAKATS, from the coding sequence ATGGCCACTTCAGAAAAACACTTTAAGAAACTCGCTCTGGCCAGTGACCATGGCGGGTTTGAGCTAAAGGAACAGCTCGTTAAATATTTAACTGAAAATGGACTTGATGTTTTAGATCTCGGAACACACGGTGAAGAATCTGTGGATTATCCCGATTTCGGAGCGAAAGCAGCCAAGGCTGTTCTTAGCGGCGAGGTAGACGGCGCAGTTATCATGTGCGGAAGCGGCATCGGTATAAGTATGACAGCGAACCGCTTCCCCGGCATTCGTGCCGCACTCTGCTGGGATACATACACAGCCAAGATGAGCCGTCTTCATAACGATGCGAACATCCTCGCCCTCGGTGGAAGGATCATCACCTTCGAGAGAGCCGTGGATATTGTGGATACTTGGCTTGAAACACCCTTCGAGGGTGGACGCCATGAAAGGCGTGTTAAAAAGATCGACGATGCCGCTAAGGCAACAAGTTAG
- the nadA gene encoding quinolinate synthase NadA produces the protein MDYAKEIRRLAEENDAVILAHNYQLPEIQDVADIVGDSLGLSIDAAETEKSMIVFCGVHFMAETAYMLSPDKTILLPVADAGCPMADEISGEQLREFKAEHPGATVVCYVNSTAAVKAESDIACTSGNALNVIKSIDNDRILFVPDRNLGHYVSRFTDKEIICWDGCCPVHDKAVVSGVKELKAKYPDALVVAHPECPPDTIDIADHVCSTSGIFDYCRNSDATSFIIATEEGVGYRLRKESPDKEFFFAYDNFVCEDMKKTTIKDLYNALLHKKNVITVDKEVSEKGRRCIERMLEVPRSE, from the coding sequence ATGGACTATGCAAAAGAAATAAGACGCCTTGCGGAAGAAAACGATGCGGTAATCCTAGCGCACAACTACCAGCTACCCGAGATTCAGGATGTTGCCGATATAGTTGGCGATTCCCTCGGCCTTAGTATAGATGCGGCGGAGACGGAAAAGAGCATGATCGTCTTCTGCGGTGTGCACTTCATGGCAGAGACTGCGTATATGCTCTCTCCGGACAAAACGATCCTTCTCCCCGTTGCCGATGCCGGCTGCCCCATGGCTGATGAGATAAGCGGCGAACAGCTGCGTGAGTTTAAGGCGGAGCATCCCGGCGCAACGGTTGTGTGTTATGTGAATTCCACGGCTGCTGTAAAGGCGGAGAGCGATATAGCATGTACATCAGGAAACGCTCTGAACGTTATAAAGAGTATAGATAACGACAGGATCCTCTTCGTGCCGGACAGAAACCTCGGCCACTATGTTTCAAGGTTCACCGACAAGGAGATCATCTGCTGGGACGGATGCTGCCCTGTGCACGATAAGGCGGTTGTCTCCGGCGTTAAGGAACTCAAAGCAAAATACCCCGATGCACTTGTGGTAGCCCACCCCGAGTGCCCACCCGATACAATCGATATAGCAGACCACGTCTGCTCCACTTCAGGAATCTTCGACTACTGCCGAAACAGCGATGCGACAAGTTTCATCATCGCCACCGAAGAAGGCGTGGGCTACAGACTCCGCAAGGAGAGCCCTGATAAGGAATTCTTCTTCGCTTATGACAATTTTGTTTGCGAGGATATGAAGAAAACAACCATAAAGGATCTCTATAACGCACTCCTGCATAAAAAGAATGTGATAACCGTCGATAAAGAAGTCTCCGAGAAGGGTAGGCGATGCATCGAAAGGATGCTTGAGGTTCCCAGAAGCGAGTAA
- a CDS encoding TIGR00282 family metallophosphoesterase, translated as MRVLHVGDVMGRPGRRLLKNSLPRLREEMALDIICVNVENSAHGFGITEPIYKELKTAGVDLMSSGNHIFDVKGSENFIGSLENLCRPANYPEGTPGKGWVSMEKNGERFTLVNLMGRVFMPLSDCPFRKFDELYPEIEDSFILVDFHAEATSEKCAFGNYADSRAGAVIGTHTHVQTNDDRLLPGGTLYLTDVGMTGSYEGIIGMNKKAPTERFLSGVPRKYEVEKHGKMVFNAMFFEYDETRTIKEFSKLAIITEV; from the coding sequence ATGAGAGTACTCCACGTAGGTGATGTGATGGGGAGACCGGGGCGCAGGCTCCTTAAAAACAGTCTCCCCCGTCTCCGGGAAGAGATGGCGCTGGACATTATATGTGTTAATGTCGAGAACTCCGCCCATGGATTCGGTATAACAGAACCTATATACAAAGAACTAAAGACTGCCGGGGTTGATCTTATGAGCTCCGGGAACCACATTTTTGATGTGAAGGGTTCCGAGAACTTCATCGGCAGTCTTGAAAATCTATGCAGACCCGCCAACTACCCCGAGGGTACCCCCGGTAAGGGGTGGGTTAGCATGGAGAAGAACGGAGAACGGTTCACCCTGGTCAATCTTATGGGCAGGGTGTTCATGCCGCTTTCCGACTGCCCTTTCAGAAAGTTCGATGAGCTGTACCCCGAGATAGAGGACAGCTTTATCCTGGTGGATTTCCATGCAGAGGCCACCAGCGAGAAATGCGCCTTTGGCAACTATGCGGATAGCCGTGCCGGAGCCGTTATCGGAACCCACACCCATGTACAGACAAACGACGACAGATTATTGCCGGGAGGTACACTTTACCTCACAGATGTCGGGATGACAGGATCATACGAAGGTATTATCGGAATGAACAAAAAAGCCCCTACAGAGCGATTTCTGAGCGGTGTTCCTCGGAAATATGAGGTTGAAAAACACGGGAAAATGGTGTTTAATGCCATGTTTTTTGAGTACGATGAAACCCGCACGATAAAGGAATTCTCCAAACTGGCAATCATTACAGAGGTATAA
- the rny gene encoding ribonuclease Y encodes MSSLHTLLVIASLVIGGMAGMLYQKRRNEAENIKLNKTAEDIMSRARKEADEIVKEGKLESKDLVYKGKQELDREVKEKKKELSQQEKRLIQKEEAIDNKMSSIEKKEEQVARKNQEAEDKLKSVDKVREEAENLRNNMINEIEKIATMTREEAKQLLVSELLEDAKIEAARELREIEEQTKSEADKKARSIIATAVQRCAPEYVGEISVSVVNLPNDEMKGRIIGREGRNIRTFESVTGVDIIVDDTPEAVILSSYDPYRREIAKMTLERLITDGRIHPARIEELQDKCKQELDKHVLEVGEQTLFDLGVHGVHKEITKLIGRLKYRTSYGQNVLGHSIEVARICGTMAAELGLNEKIAKRAGLLHDIGKAIDYESEGSHTEIGLEVAKKYKEDWRVLNAIASHHGEEEFKCVESVLVQSADAISASRPGARREVLESYLKRLENLEEIANSFDGVSKCYAIQAGREVRIVVEPDKVNDERLVTLSKDISKKIEEELTYPGQIRVTVIREARSVGYAK; translated from the coding sequence ATGAGCAGCCTACATACATTGCTCGTTATTGCCAGCCTCGTCATAGGCGGTATGGCCGGCATGCTTTATCAGAAAAGAAGAAACGAAGCGGAAAACATCAAACTAAACAAGACAGCAGAAGACATCATGTCCAGAGCCAGAAAAGAGGCGGACGAGATTGTCAAAGAGGGTAAGCTGGAGTCCAAAGACCTCGTATATAAAGGGAAGCAGGAGCTTGACCGTGAGGTTAAAGAGAAGAAGAAGGAACTATCCCAGCAGGAGAAAAGGCTTATCCAGAAGGAAGAGGCTATCGACAACAAGATGAGCTCCATTGAGAAGAAAGAGGAGCAGGTAGCCAGGAAGAACCAAGAAGCGGAAGATAAGCTAAAGTCCGTGGACAAGGTTCGTGAAGAGGCGGAGAACCTCCGCAACAACATGATCAACGAGATCGAGAAGATCGCCACCATGACAAGGGAAGAGGCGAAACAGCTTCTCGTTAGCGAGCTCCTTGAGGATGCCAAGATCGAGGCGGCCAGAGAGCTCCGCGAGATCGAAGAGCAGACCAAATCCGAGGCGGACAAGAAGGCGAGAAGCATCATCGCCACCGCCGTACAGAGATGCGCTCCCGAATATGTGGGCGAGATATCCGTATCCGTTGTGAACCTCCCCAACGATGAGATGAAGGGAAGGATCATCGGCCGAGAGGGTAGAAATATCCGCACCTTTGAAAGCGTCACCGGCGTTGACATTATTGTGGACGACACACCCGAGGCTGTAATCCTCTCATCCTACGACCCCTACAGAAGGGAGATCGCCAAGATGACCCTTGAAAGGCTCATCACCGATGGACGTATCCACCCCGCAAGGATCGAGGAACTTCAGGATAAATGCAAGCAGGAGCTTGATAAGCACGTACTTGAGGTTGGTGAGCAGACCCTGTTTGACCTTGGAGTCCACGGTGTGCATAAAGAGATCACCAAGCTTATCGGCAGGCTTAAGTACAGAACAAGCTACGGCCAGAACGTACTCGGCCACTCCATTGAAGTCGCAAGGATATGCGGCACAATGGCTGCGGAGCTTGGGCTTAACGAGAAGATCGCCAAACGTGCAGGTCTGCTCCACGATATAGGAAAGGCCATCGATTATGAGAGCGAAGGCTCCCACACCGAGATAGGCCTTGAGGTTGCAAAGAAATATAAGGAGGACTGGAGGGTTCTTAACGCCATCGCCTCCCACCACGGCGAGGAGGAGTTCAAGTGCGTTGAATCCGTTCTCGTTCAGTCCGCCGATGCGATATCCGCATCCAGACCCGGCGCAAGAAGGGAGGTTCTCGAATCCTACCTTAAGCGTCTTGAAAACCTTGAGGAGATTGCAAACTCCTTCGACGGCGTAAGCAAGTGCTATGCGATCCAGGCTGGACGTGAGGTCCGCATCGTTGTTGAGCCGGACAAGGTTAACGATGAAAGACTGGTTACCCTTTCCAAGGATATCAGCAAGAAGATAGAGGAGGAACTCACATATCCCGGGCAGATTCGTGTAACAGTAATACGGGAAGCCCGTTCTGTGGGATATGCTAAGTAA